A stretch of Clostridium sp. BJN0001 DNA encodes these proteins:
- a CDS encoding glycerophosphodiester phosphodiesterase → MKNEKLERLYKRIEYSLVSSKRQVILTVGKMIKNILFNFKSVLYFEICYRTLVTCIFMPIIYFIVKYFMKSKGFMCLSNGDFLRFAATIKGAVCLIILTVIAFVVIFVEISVLTYISYNSHKKRKITLIESLFNSVIIIPKIFGRGMITLFIVTAFIGPLIGIGFSNSLIKHLTIPPFVIIELMKTIKGRMIILAFFCIIIFVIISVSLSIPELIIEDKTGIESLKDSRKIFKKNKISMILYMTAWVLFRYIALGILFIVFSGQMILISKYFSVKSIAFIINGGIVLAVFFIFYVVVSLITMPLFISFLVEIFYRLKNKKIEERKFLTNKDYKNGMLFKFCTKYSKKFIMCSIVIFISISCFSGGKVVFSKVLNRDVEISAHRGSEKKAPENSISSVRAAISDKADYAEIDVQTTKDGQIVLFHDNNLKRMTDINKKIEDLTYDEISKLEIGSYFSEDFRGERIPLLEDVLKEAKGRIKINIELKPMQDENQEYMVRQVVKIVKDQKMENQVVITSMNYDILQKVKNVDPELKVGYIIMVSLGNIENLNVDFLSIESASVDIKTVYLLHSIGKEVHVWTINNYEDVKEMISMGVDNIITDDVSVIKETENELKWTEKNNLAFYLESITNIMRYVDI, encoded by the coding sequence TTGAAAAATGAAAAGTTAGAAAGATTATATAAAAGAATTGAATATTCATTAGTATCGTCAAAAAGGCAAGTAATTCTTACTGTTGGAAAAATGATTAAAAATATATTATTTAATTTTAAATCTGTTTTGTACTTTGAAATATGCTATAGAACACTTGTAACATGTATATTTATGCCTATAATTTACTTTATAGTTAAATATTTCATGAAAAGTAAGGGCTTTATGTGTTTAAGTAATGGCGATTTTTTAAGATTTGCAGCGACAATTAAAGGAGCTGTATGTTTAATTATCCTGACAGTAATTGCTTTTGTTGTAATATTTGTTGAAATATCAGTTCTTACGTATATAAGTTATAATTCCCATAAAAAGCGAAAGATAACGCTTATAGAATCGTTATTTAATAGTGTGATTATAATTCCTAAGATATTTGGGCGAGGTATGATTACTCTATTTATAGTAACAGCATTTATTGGGCCTCTTATAGGAATAGGCTTTTCAAATTCGCTTATAAAACATCTTACAATTCCTCCTTTTGTTATAATTGAGCTGATGAAGACAATAAAAGGAAGAATGATTATTTTAGCATTTTTCTGCATAATAATTTTTGTGATTATAAGCGTATCACTTTCAATTCCTGAACTTATAATAGAAGATAAGACAGGAATTGAGTCGCTAAAAGATAGCAGAAAGATATTTAAGAAGAATAAAATTTCCATGATACTTTATATGACAGCATGGGTTTTGTTTAGATATATAGCACTTGGAATATTATTTATAGTATTTTCAGGACAGATGATTTTGATTTCAAAATATTTTTCTGTTAAGTCAATTGCGTTTATTATAAATGGAGGAATAGTTTTAGCAGTATTTTTTATATTTTATGTGGTTGTATCGCTTATAACTATGCCGCTTTTTATTTCATTTTTAGTAGAAATATTTTATAGATTAAAGAATAAAAAAATAGAAGAGAGAAAATTTTTAACTAATAAAGATTATAAAAACGGAATGCTTTTTAAATTTTGTACAAAATATAGTAAAAAATTTATTATGTGCTCCATAGTAATTTTTATTTCTATTTCATGCTTTTCTGGAGGAAAAGTTGTGTTTTCAAAAGTATTAAATAGAGATGTAGAGATTTCAGCTCATAGAGGAAGCGAGAAAAAAGCACCTGAAAACAGTATATCATCTGTAAGAGCTGCGATTTCTGATAAGGCAGATTATGCAGAGATTGATGTTCAGACAACAAAAGATGGACAAATTGTCCTTTTTCATGATAATAATTTAAAGAGGATGACGGATATTAATAAAAAAATAGAAGATTTAACTTATGATGAAATTTCAAAATTAGAAATAGGTTCTTATTTTAGTGAAGATTTTAGAGGTGAGAGAATACCACTTTTAGAAGATGTGCTTAAAGAAGCAAAGGGAAGAATAAAGATTAATATAGAACTTAAACCAATGCAGGATGAAAATCAAGAGTATATGGTAAGACAAGTAGTAAAGATTGTTAAAGATCAGAAAATGGAAAATCAGGTTGTTATAACGTCTATGAATTATGATATTTTGCAGAAAGTAAAAAATGTAGATCCAGAATTAAAAGTAGGATATATAATAATGGTTTCGCTTGGAAATATTGAAAATCTAAATGTAGATTTTCTTTCAATAGAGAGTGCATCAGTTGATATAAAAACAGTATATCTTCTTCATAGCATCGGTAAAGAGGTTCATGTTTGGACAATTAATAATTATGAAGATGTAAAAGAGATGATTTCTATGGGAGTAGATAATATAATAACAGATGATGTGTCAGTAATAAAAGAAACAGAAAATGAATTAAAGTGGACAGAAAAGAATAATCTAGCATTTTACCTTGAAAGTATTACTAATATAATGAGGTATGTGGATATTTAG
- the dut gene encoding dUTP diphosphatase: MEDYILKIKKVNEDAILPNYAHENDAGLDLYSIDDMILYPGERRLIHTGIKIELPDNTEAQIRPRSGLALKHGITTLNSPGTIDQGYRGEIGVILINLSKDSFKIEKGMKIAQMVVKPIVKVKVVETDEEFCDTERSTGGFGSSGLK; this comes from the coding sequence ATGGAAGATTACATATTAAAAATTAAAAAGGTTAATGAAGATGCAATTCTCCCAAATTATGCACATGAAAATGATGCAGGGCTTGATCTTTATTCAATAGATGATATGATTTTATATCCTGGTGAAAGGAGACTTATTCATACTGGAATAAAAATTGAACTCCCAGATAATACAGAGGCTCAGATAAGACCAAGAAGTGGACTTGCTCTAAAGCATGGAATAACAACACTTAATTCACCAGGAACTATAGATCAGGGTTATAGAGGAGAAATTGGAGTAATACTTATTAATTTAAGCAAGGATTCATTTAAGATAGAAAAAGGAATGAAGATTGCACAGATGGTTGTAAAACCGATTGTTAAAGTGAAAGTTGTAGAAACAGATGAGGAGTTTTGTGATACAGAAAGAAGCACAGGGGGATTTGGTTCGTCTGGCTTAAAATAA
- a CDS encoding DUF3990 domain-containing protein yields the protein MLYHASGEVVEFPEIRKSRYTKDFSWGFYCTNNFEQAKKWAKRNRKHAIVNYYTYTENKNLNILKFENMTDEWLEFIAACRKGLIHDYDIVEGPMADDTVWNYVNDFLAGEITRSIFWELAKFKYPTHQISFHTLKALDCLKFERSEIINE from the coding sequence ATGTTGTATCATGCATCAGGAGAAGTCGTGGAATTCCCTGAAATAAGAAAAAGCAGATATACTAAAGATTTTTCATGGGGATTTTATTGTACAAATAATTTTGAACAAGCTAAAAAATGGGCTAAAAGAAATAGAAAGCATGCTATAGTTAACTATTATACTTATACTGAAAACAAAAATTTAAATATATTAAAATTTGAAAATATGACAGATGAATGGTTAGAGTTTATTGCAGCTTGCAGAAAAGGATTAATTCATGATTATGATATAGTAGAAGGTCCTATGGCGGATGATACTGTTTGGAATTATGTAAATGATTTTTTAGCTGGTGAAATTACTAGAAGTATTTTTTGGGAGTTAGCAAAATTTAAATATCCTACTCATCAAATTAGTTTTCATACATTGAAGGCGTTAGATTGTCTTAAGTTTGAGAGGAGTGAAATTATAAATGAATGA
- a CDS encoding DUF4250 domain-containing protein, translating into MIKVIQASVEILEPNILLSLLNMKLRDQYSSLDLLCEDLNLDKDFIVNKLKNIGYTYSQKENQFKTI; encoded by the coding sequence ATGATAAAAGTGATTCAAGCATCTGTTGAAATTTTAGAACCTAATATATTACTTAGCTTATTAAATATGAAACTGCGAGATCAGTATTCATCTTTGGATTTATTATGTGAAGACCTTAATTTAGATAAGGATTTTATCGTAAATAAATTAAAGAATATAGGATATACATATAGCCAAAAAGAAAATCAATTTAAGACTATTTAA
- a CDS encoding tRNA 2-thiocytidine biosynthesis TtcA family protein has translation MNSIAGKSCPDIIPDEEKTDLKDIEKAIIKKYRRKLWSKFIKAVIDFKLVNENDKIAVAISGGKDSILMAKLFQELKRHSKYNFDVVFISMDPGFNDNVREVLLDNCRYLNIPVITYKSNIFDIVDEKAKNYPCYLCARMRRGSLYAKAKELKCNKLALGHHFNDVIETIMLNILYSGNYKTMMPKLKAQNFEGMEIIRPLYYIEEDDIIEFKKYCNIKFLDCACEVAAKKTGNKRFEIKKLIKDLKKISPEVDKSIFKSAQNVDLDNILGWNKNGNKFDFMQEYD, from the coding sequence ATGAACTCAATAGCAGGAAAATCATGTCCTGATATAATTCCAGATGAAGAAAAAACAGATCTTAAAGATATTGAAAAAGCGATAATAAAAAAATATAGAAGAAAGCTTTGGTCAAAATTTATAAAAGCAGTTATTGATTTTAAACTTGTAAATGAAAATGATAAAATTGCTGTAGCAATTTCTGGAGGAAAAGATAGTATTCTTATGGCAAAACTTTTTCAGGAACTTAAAAGACACAGCAAATATAATTTTGATGTTGTATTTATAAGTATGGACCCTGGCTTTAATGATAATGTCAGAGAAGTTCTTTTAGATAATTGTAGGTACTTAAATATTCCAGTTATTACATATAAATCTAATATCTTTGATATAGTAGATGAGAAAGCAAAGAACTATCCATGCTATTTATGTGCAAGAATGAGAAGAGGGTCTCTTTATGCAAAGGCTAAGGAACTTAAATGTAATAAGCTTGCCCTTGGACATCATTTTAATGATGTGATAGAGACAATAATGCTTAATATATTATATAGTGGAAATTATAAAACAATGATGCCGAAGTTAAAAGCGCAGAATTTTGAAGGAATGGAGATTATAAGACCTCTATACTACATTGAAGAAGATGACATAATAGAATTTAAAAAGTATTGTAATATAAAATTTCTTGACTGTGCATGTGAAGTTGCGGCTAAAAAAACTGGTAATAAGCGCTTTGAAATAAAAAAGCTTATTAAAGATTTAAAGAAAATATCACCTGAAGTTGATAAATCTATATTCAAGTCTGCACAAAATGTAGATTTAGATAATATTTTAGGTTGGAACAAGAATGGAAATAAATTTGATTTCATGCAAGAATATGACTAA
- a CDS encoding prealbumin-like fold domain-containing protein produces the protein MANDDKNKSLKINLSAGEQKIKYYGSSDNNCIFEILDDDDDDKKKETPNKKKTINQPKNLNNNRNNIQMEEIEENKNQKETQKIHVQKKENKKMHVNKKEGGKIHVKSILDCGHNEYLEGVKINLYRINGLNPSLVESKITDKKGNVDFLNLPNGSYRVIEIIDKRYFEKPKYNKWNEINIGYDNRESSVIIINKIKRFYARKNGI, from the coding sequence ATGGCTAATGATGACAAAAATAAATCATTAAAAATCAATTTGTCTGCGGGGGAGCAGAAAATAAAATATTATGGATCATCAGATAACAACTGTATTTTTGAAATCTTAGATGATGATGATGACGATAAGAAAAAAGAGACTCCAAATAAGAAAAAAACTATAAATCAGCCTAAGAATTTAAATAATAATCGTAATAATATTCAAATGGAAGAAATAGAAGAAAATAAGAATCAAAAAGAAACTCAGAAAATACATGTACAGAAAAAAGAAAATAAAAAAATGCATGTTAATAAAAAAGAAGGCGGGAAAATACATGTAAAGTCTATTTTAGACTGTGGACATAACGAATACTTAGAAGGAGTAAAAATAAATTTATATAGAATTAATGGATTAAATCCATCTCTTGTTGAATCCAAAATTACGGATAAAAAAGGAAACGTAGACTTTTTAAATCTTCCAAATGGATCATATAGAGTTATAGAAATAATAGATAAAAGATATTTTGAAAAGCCTAAATATAATAAGTGGAATGAAATAAATATAGGCTATGATAATAGGGAAAGTAGTGTTATTATAATTAATAAAATAAAAAGGTTTTATGCAAGGAAGAATGGTATATAA
- a CDS encoding tryptophan transporter: MEKTINTRKMVTNAILIAIGALLHLITPLTGLPMQPDLYLAMLFIIMIYNRDYKTTLICGIVVGIFAALTTKTPMGQIPNILDKIVTCNVMYVILNMMRNKVSKNVQVLIIMPIGTILSGTVFITALMQMGGVPVAQLSTLFIGVVAPTAVLNFIFGFILYKVIERTIKVTGTF, from the coding sequence ATGGAAAAGACAATAAATACAAGAAAAATGGTAACAAATGCAATACTTATAGCAATAGGAGCACTTCTTCATCTGATAACACCACTTACAGGTCTTCCAATGCAGCCAGATTTATATCTTGCGATGCTATTTATAATAATGATTTATAATAGAGATTATAAAACAACTTTAATATGTGGAATAGTAGTTGGAATATTTGCAGCACTTACAACAAAAACTCCTATGGGACAGATTCCTAATATTTTAGATAAAATTGTAACATGTAATGTAATGTATGTAATTTTAAATATGATGAGAAATAAAGTAAGCAAAAACGTTCAAGTGCTTATAATAATGCCTATAGGAACAATTTTAAGTGGAACAGTATTTATTACAGCACTTATGCAAATGGGTGGAGTTCCAGTTGCACAGCTTAGTACATTATTTATAGGAGTTGTTGCACCAACAGCAGTTTTAAACTTTATATTTGGTTTTATACTTTATAAAGTAATTGAAAGAACAATAAAGGTAACAGGTACATTTTAA
- a CDS encoding tryptophan transporter, with amino-acid sequence MNTKIMVTNAILIAIGVLLRIITPLIGVPMQIDFSLIILFIIMIYNNKDYKITLICGIVVGIFAAITTKTPGGQIPNLIDKVITCNLMYIMLRILRERVSNSVKAILIFPIGTIISGAVFLETIALLVGLPGGQSFKILFLSVVVPGAVINTGVGFIFFKVIEKTGKITGIYQAEKGR; translated from the coding sequence ATGAATACGAAAATAATGGTAACAAATGCAATACTCATAGCAATAGGTGTACTTTTAAGAATTATTACACCACTTATAGGTGTACCAATGCAGATTGATTTTTCACTTATAATACTTTTTATAATAATGATATATAATAACAAAGACTATAAAATAACTTTAATATGTGGAATAGTAGTTGGAATATTTGCAGCAATTACAACTAAAACACCAGGTGGACAGATTCCAAACTTAATAGATAAAGTTATAACATGTAATTTAATGTATATTATGCTTAGAATTCTTAGAGAAAGAGTTTCAAATTCAGTTAAGGCAATTTTAATTTTCCCAATTGGAACAATTATTTCAGGAGCGGTATTTTTAGAAACAATTGCATTATTGGTAGGACTTCCAGGAGGTCAATCATTTAAAATTTTATTTTTATCAGTTGTAGTGCCGGGTGCTGTGATTAATACGGGCGTAGGATTTATATTTTTTAAAGTAATAGAAAAAACAGGAAAAATAACAGGAATATATCAAGCAGAGAAAGGAAGATAA